Proteins from a single region of Flavobacterium sp. YJ01:
- a CDS encoding glycosyl hydrolase: MSNRNHIFLFKKDFRFWNFQLSIFLFLLFANIVSGQEVHKKESFQPTLESSRPWVYWYWMKSAYSKVGITADLEAMKQAGIAGAYLMTIKGPANPPLIDPPVLQLTPEFWDMIHWAFKEADRLGLKLAFHGADGFAVAGGPWITPEMSMQKVVWSTTEILGGKKVVSKLPVPAHYKDYYKDIATFAIPIKEYQITSQMQLPKVTTSNNTDASFLADPKKDENFKFADAGWIQYEFAQPFTCKSIVIETKGRDFQAQRLIVEVSDDGINFRFHERMIAPRHGWQDMDFPNTHTITPVTAKYFRFVYDPKGTEPGAEDLDFAKWKQNLKVSKITLSNQSLINNYEGKSGAIWRLTPRTTEKEIPNSDAFKKSEIINISNFVDADGNLNWKAPKGKWKIIRMGHTSTGHENATGGAGKGLEVDKFNPELIRFQLDHWFGEAVRSAGPELASKVLEILHFDSWECGSQNWSSVFKAEFKKRRGYDIVEYLPVMAGIPVESADFSEKVLYDVRKTIADLVADNFYGTVAQIAKENNIKLSAENVAPVVTSDALLHYKYVDYPSGEFWLKSPTHDKPFDMVDAISGGHIYGKDIIQAESFTALRMDWNEHPGNLKTTADRNYALGINRLFYHVFVHNPWTDRKPGMTLDDIGTFFQRDQTWWKPGKAWFDYCQRVQFQLQKGKPVIDLAVFIGEDFPSRSFVPDRLVPFIPNVFGTVRLESEKIRLENEGQPTAKMPKEVTYSKNITDLSQWINPLNGYQYDSFNADVLINRAKVVNGKISFEGGIEYGALFFPGSHKMAPNKILSLASAEKILQLLKDGATIFVDEKPNLLPGIQSEPDQKKWQNVIDEIWNNANLATWKIGKGTVVKLPYLGNDFASIGITQDIYFPNLNRAEAETLAWAHRKSDKKDIYFISNQKVEKRSFEASFRISGKVPQWYNPVTDQTSALANWKIENGRTIVSLTLEANESGFVIFKEETKEVLAQGKTAEFEKVQVLDENWEIQFDPEFKGPKDVIKTNKLFDWSTSENDQIKYYSGTVVYKKEFIWKGKDSNKTWLDLGEIANIAEIRINGKDCGTLWTFPFKTDISKALQKGKNTIEIKVTNTWANRLIGDQKLPKEERLTWTTAPFRLEGEPLLKAGLFGPVSIVKEK; encoded by the coding sequence ATGTCTAACCGTAACCACATTTTTCTTTTCAAAAAAGACTTCCGATTTTGGAATTTCCAACTTTCGATTTTCTTGTTTTTGCTTTTTGCAAACATCGTCTCTGGACAGGAAGTTCATAAAAAAGAATCTTTTCAGCCAACATTAGAATCCTCAAGACCTTGGGTATATTGGTATTGGATGAAATCGGCGTATTCTAAAGTTGGAATTACAGCCGATTTAGAAGCCATGAAACAAGCCGGCATTGCGGGCGCTTATTTAATGACTATTAAAGGTCCAGCCAATCCGCCATTGATAGATCCGCCAGTTTTACAGTTGACGCCTGAATTTTGGGATATGATTCATTGGGCTTTTAAAGAAGCAGATCGTTTAGGTTTGAAACTGGCTTTTCATGGAGCAGATGGATTTGCTGTTGCAGGTGGGCCGTGGATTACGCCAGAGATGTCAATGCAGAAAGTAGTTTGGTCAACGACTGAAATTTTAGGCGGAAAAAAAGTGGTTTCAAAACTGCCAGTTCCAGCCCATTACAAAGACTATTATAAAGACATTGCTACTTTTGCGATTCCGATAAAAGAATACCAAATCACTTCGCAGATGCAACTCCCAAAAGTGACAACATCAAACAATACCGATGCATCTTTTTTGGCTGATCCTAAAAAAGATGAAAACTTCAAATTTGCCGATGCGGGTTGGATTCAATACGAATTTGCACAGCCTTTTACCTGCAAATCTATTGTTATTGAAACCAAAGGAAGAGATTTTCAGGCACAGCGTCTTATTGTAGAAGTGAGTGATGACGGAATCAATTTTAGATTCCACGAAAGAATGATCGCACCACGTCACGGCTGGCAGGACATGGATTTCCCAAATACACATACGATTACGCCTGTTACGGCAAAATATTTCAGATTTGTGTATGATCCAAAAGGGACAGAACCTGGAGCAGAAGATTTGGATTTTGCGAAGTGGAAACAGAATCTGAAAGTGAGTAAAATTACACTTTCGAATCAATCGTTGATTAATAATTACGAAGGAAAATCAGGTGCAATCTGGCGTTTGACTCCGCGGACTACAGAAAAAGAAATACCAAATTCTGATGCATTCAAAAAATCAGAAATTATCAATATATCCAATTTTGTGGATGCTGATGGAAACCTAAACTGGAAAGCACCAAAAGGAAAGTGGAAAATTATCCGAATGGGACATACTTCTACAGGACATGAAAATGCAACTGGCGGAGCAGGAAAAGGGCTGGAAGTTGACAAATTTAATCCAGAATTAATTCGTTTTCAATTAGATCATTGGTTTGGAGAAGCAGTTCGTTCAGCTGGTCCAGAATTGGCTTCAAAAGTTTTAGAAATCCTGCATTTCGACAGCTGGGAATGTGGAAGCCAAAATTGGTCTTCGGTTTTTAAGGCTGAATTTAAAAAGAGACGTGGTTACGATATTGTAGAATATCTTCCCGTTATGGCCGGAATTCCAGTAGAAAGTGCCGATTTTTCAGAGAAAGTTTTATACGATGTTAGAAAAACAATTGCCGATTTAGTTGCCGATAATTTCTACGGAACTGTCGCTCAAATCGCCAAAGAAAACAACATAAAATTAAGTGCCGAAAATGTGGCGCCTGTTGTAACGAGCGATGCCTTACTTCATTATAAGTATGTCGATTACCCAAGTGGAGAATTTTGGCTGAAAAGCCCAACACACGACAAACCTTTTGATATGGTCGATGCCATTTCGGGCGGACATATTTACGGAAAAGATATTATTCAGGCAGAATCTTTTACAGCGCTGAGAATGGATTGGAACGAACATCCTGGGAATCTAAAAACAACTGCAGACCGTAATTATGCTTTAGGAATCAACCGTTTATTCTATCATGTTTTTGTCCATAATCCGTGGACGGACAGAAAACCCGGAATGACTTTAGATGATATCGGAACTTTTTTCCAAAGAGACCAAACGTGGTGGAAACCCGGAAAAGCGTGGTTTGATTATTGTCAAAGAGTGCAGTTTCAGTTGCAAAAAGGAAAACCTGTAATTGATTTGGCGGTTTTTATTGGCGAAGATTTTCCTTCCCGTTCTTTTGTTCCAGATCGTTTGGTGCCGTTTATCCCAAATGTATTTGGTACAGTGAGACTCGAAAGCGAGAAAATCCGTTTAGAAAATGAAGGTCAGCCAACGGCAAAAATGCCCAAAGAAGTGACCTATTCTAAAAATATAACTGATTTATCACAATGGATTAATCCGCTAAATGGGTATCAATATGATTCTTTTAATGCTGATGTTTTAATTAATAGAGCGAAAGTGGTAAACGGAAAAATCTCATTTGAAGGCGGAATTGAATATGGCGCTTTATTCTTCCCAGGAAGTCACAAAATGGCACCAAATAAGATTTTGTCTTTGGCTTCCGCCGAAAAAATCCTGCAATTGCTAAAAGATGGAGCAACTATTTTTGTGGACGAAAAACCGAACCTTCTGCCGGGAATTCAGTCAGAACCCGATCAAAAGAAATGGCAAAATGTAATTGATGAAATCTGGAATAATGCAAATTTAGCAACATGGAAAATCGGAAAAGGAACAGTTGTTAAATTGCCGTATTTAGGAAATGATTTTGCTTCAATCGGAATTACTCAAGATATTTATTTTCCAAATTTAAATCGAGCTGAAGCCGAAACATTGGCTTGGGCGCATCGTAAATCGGATAAGAAAGATATTTATTTCATTTCCAATCAAAAAGTAGAAAAACGTTCTTTTGAAGCTTCTTTCAGAATTTCTGGAAAAGTACCGCAATGGTACAATCCAGTAACAGATCAAACTTCAGCTTTAGCCAATTGGAAAATAGAAAACGGAAGAACAATTGTTTCGTTAACTTTAGAGGCAAACGAATCTGGTTTTGTGATTTTTAAAGAAGAAACAAAAGAAGTTTTAGCCCAAGGAAAAACAGCTGAATTTGAAAAAGTTCAGGTTTTAGATGAGAATTGGGAAATTCAATTCGATCCAGAATTCAAAGGTCCGAAAGATGTCATAAAAACAAACAAGCTTTTTGACTGGAGCACTTCTGAAAATGATCAAATTAAGTATTATTCTGGAACTGTAGTTTATAAAAAAGAGTTTATTTGGAAAGGAAAAGATAGCAATAAAACATGGTTAGATTTAGGTGAAATCGCCAATATTGCCGAAATCAGAATCAACGGAAAAGACTGCGGAACACTTTGGACTTTCCCTTTTAAAACAGATATTTCAAAAGCTTTACAAAAAGGAAAAAATACGATAGAAATAAAAGTTACAAATACTTGGGCAAATAGATTAATCGGCGATCAAAAATTGCCAAAAGAAGAAAGATTAACTTGGACAACAGCACCATTTAGATTAGAAGGAGAACCGTTGTTGAAAGCGGGGTTATTTGGGCCAGTGAGTATTGTAAAAGAAAAATAA
- a CDS encoding sialate O-acetylesterase, with translation MKKSIIALLTILASFQINAKIKLPALFSDNMMLQQKSNAPIWGWAEKNANIVIKTSWDSKTYKAKADASGKWKTELQTSSFGGPYTIEVAEGNEKVTIKNVLVGEVWLCSGQSNMEMPLKGFQGQPVKNGNEIIVRSTNKNIRLITIPRATVLEPLEDFEGKWEEASPKSTSNFSATAWYFGSLLQEVLNVPVGLIHVSYGGSSMEAWMNKQMLKDFASAKIPTTKEELAKDPNRVPTTLFNGMLSPVIGYGIKGCIWYQGESNYERASEYTALMKKMVSSWRTLWNQGEFPFYFAQIAPFNYASFHPKDYLEKYNSAYLREAQFKASKEIPNSAMAVLMDIGEENNIHPMDKEKGGNRLAFQALARTYGIEGFEFESPKYKSMEIKDGAVTVSFDDVNNGITSYDKEVLGFEIAGADKVFYPAKTVVRRKSVVLTSDKVKNPVAVRYLWKDFAKAELFSAGGLPVSSFRTDEW, from the coding sequence ATGAAAAAATCAATTATTGCATTATTAACGATTTTAGCAAGTTTTCAAATCAATGCCAAAATCAAATTGCCAGCATTGTTCTCTGATAACATGATGCTTCAACAAAAATCTAACGCGCCAATTTGGGGCTGGGCAGAAAAGAACGCTAATATCGTAATCAAAACTTCGTGGGATTCTAAAACCTACAAAGCAAAAGCAGATGCTTCAGGTAAATGGAAAACAGAATTACAGACTTCATCTTTTGGTGGTCCTTATACAATTGAAGTTGCTGAAGGAAACGAAAAAGTTACCATCAAAAATGTTTTGGTAGGTGAAGTTTGGCTTTGTTCGGGACAATCCAATATGGAAATGCCTTTGAAGGGATTTCAAGGACAACCTGTTAAAAACGGAAACGAAATTATCGTAAGATCAACCAATAAAAACATTCGTTTAATTACGATTCCAAGAGCAACCGTTTTAGAACCATTAGAAGATTTCGAAGGAAAATGGGAAGAAGCTTCTCCAAAATCAACATCTAATTTTAGCGCAACGGCTTGGTATTTTGGCTCGCTTTTACAGGAAGTTTTAAATGTTCCTGTGGGATTGATTCATGTATCGTATGGAGGCTCGAGTATGGAAGCTTGGATGAACAAACAAATGCTGAAAGATTTCGCTAGCGCTAAAATTCCGACCACGAAAGAAGAATTGGCAAAAGATCCAAATCGTGTTCCTACAACTTTGTTTAACGGAATGCTTTCGCCTGTAATTGGTTACGGAATCAAAGGCTGTATCTGGTATCAGGGAGAATCGAATTACGAAAGAGCTTCAGAATATACCGCTTTGATGAAGAAAATGGTAAGCAGTTGGAGAACGTTGTGGAATCAGGGAGAATTTCCTTTTTATTTCGCTCAAATCGCACCATTTAATTACGCTTCTTTTCATCCAAAAGATTATTTAGAAAAATATAATTCAGCTTATTTAAGAGAGGCACAATTTAAAGCTTCAAAAGAAATTCCGAATTCGGCAATGGCGGTTTTAATGGATATTGGAGAAGAAAACAACATTCACCCAATGGATAAAGAAAAAGGTGGAAACCGTTTGGCTTTTCAGGCTTTGGCAAGAACTTATGGAATCGAAGGTTTTGAATTCGAAAGTCCAAAATATAAATCGATGGAAATAAAAGATGGTGCTGTGACGGTTTCTTTTGATGATGTTAATAACGGAATTACATCTTATGACAAAGAAGTTTTAGGTTTTGAAATAGCAGGAGCAGACAAAGTTTTTTATCCAGCAAAAACGGTTGTAAGAAGAAAATCAGTGGTTTTGACATCTGATAAAGTAAAAAATCCAGTTGCAGTAAGATATTTATGGAAAGATTTCGCCAAAGCGGAATTGTTTAGCGCAGGTGGTTTGCCAGTTTCTTCATTTAGAACCGATGAGTGGTGA